A stretch of Synechococcus sp. WH 8020 DNA encodes these proteins:
- a CDS encoding transaldolase: MATLLEQLSAMTVVVADTGDLEAIRRFTPRDATTNPSLILAAAQIPAYENLIDEALRASRRLLGESAPVEQVVHEALDEISVIFGKEILKIVPGRVSTEVDARLSYDTEATIEKGRKLIRLYNDSGISNDRVLIKIASTWEGIKAAEVLEKDGIHCNLTLLFGFSQAVACAEASVTLISPFVGRILDWFKADTGRDSYPGPEDPGVISVTSIFNYFKTYGYKTEIMGASFRNLDEITELAGCDLLTISPKLLDQLRSSDASLIRKLDPANLAPVAEQMHVDQERFSSMMAQDRMATDKLSEGIKGFSKAIETLEQQLAHRLAQIEGGSAFSHAVQEIFMLNDFNGDGCITRDEWLGSDAVFDALDQDHDGRLTPDDVRLGFGGALSLTAV, from the coding sequence ATGGCCACCCTCCTTGAGCAGCTTTCCGCCATGACAGTGGTGGTGGCCGATACGGGTGATCTCGAAGCGATCAGGCGTTTCACTCCTCGTGATGCGACGACTAATCCCTCTCTGATCCTTGCTGCGGCTCAGATTCCTGCTTATGAGAATCTCATCGATGAAGCTCTGCGGGCATCCCGCCGGCTTTTAGGAGAGAGCGCTCCTGTGGAGCAAGTGGTGCACGAAGCGCTGGATGAAATCAGCGTGATATTCGGAAAGGAAATTCTGAAGATCGTGCCTGGCCGAGTTTCAACGGAAGTGGATGCCCGCTTAAGTTATGACACCGAGGCCACGATTGAAAAAGGGCGGAAGCTCATCCGCCTTTACAACGACTCGGGAATTAGTAATGACCGTGTTTTGATCAAAATTGCCTCAACGTGGGAGGGAATTAAAGCGGCTGAAGTTCTTGAGAAAGATGGAATTCACTGCAACCTCACCCTGTTGTTTGGCTTCTCACAAGCTGTGGCCTGCGCTGAAGCAAGCGTGACCTTGATTTCGCCATTTGTGGGTCGCATTCTCGATTGGTTCAAGGCCGACACAGGGCGCGATTCCTATCCAGGTCCAGAAGACCCTGGTGTGATTTCAGTGACCAGTATCTTCAACTACTTCAAGACATACGGCTATAAAACCGAAATTATGGGAGCTAGCTTCCGCAATCTTGATGAGATCACTGAGCTTGCCGGTTGCGATCTATTAACTATTTCCCCGAAATTGCTGGATCAATTGCGCAGTAGCGATGCTTCGTTGATTCGCAAGCTCGATCCTGCGAATCTGGCTCCTGTTGCAGAGCAAATGCACGTCGATCAGGAGCGCTTCAGTTCGATGATGGCTCAAGATCGAATGGCCACTGACAAACTCAGTGAAGGCATCAAAGGTTTCAGCAAAGCGATCGAAACTCTTGAGCAGCAACTGGCGCACCGTTTGGCTCAGATTGAGGGTGGCTCCGCATTTAGCCATGCTGTTCAAGAAATTTTTATGCTGAACGATTTCAACGGCGATGGCTGCATCACCCGCGATGAATGGTTGGGAAGTGATGCGGTCTTTGACGCTTTAGATCAAGATCATGACGGTCGTTTGACACCAGACGATGTGCGTTTGGGTTTCGGTGGTGCTTTGTCCTTGACCGCCGTTTGA
- a CDS encoding FAD-binding domain-containing protein gives MALQLVWFKRDLRVKDHKPLQQALLRGPVLPLYVIEPELWQQQDASERQWLFCRESLLDLRLALAELGQPLLVRSGDVLEVFERAHRQFGLEALWSHEETGNGWTYQRDQRVATWCRQHGIAWKEIPQFGVIRRLRSRNRWAKRWEAQMAEPITPSPLGLPSIEGVDAGIIPDRPDPALASDPCPHRQSGGRSMALLELVDFLEHRAPGYARSISSPNTAFTGCSRLSAYLTWGCLSMREVIQTSRGFSGRGISSFESRLHWHCHFIQKLEAQPAIEFEDFHPFMRGLRCTNDERLSAWAEGRTGVPFVDACMRALRVHGWINFRMRAMLMSFASYHLWLPWRDSGLHLARQFVDYEPGIHWSQCQMQSGSTAINTVRVYNPIKQGQDHDLNGEFIRTWLPELHLVSDVYVHEPWKLSRAAQGQAGIQIGVDYPLPIVEPALAAREAKQRIWAIRERSGFFAIADGIQQRHGSRRSGLAPTGQGRRRRRRNPALDDSQQLTLDL, from the coding sequence ATGGCGCTCCAGCTTGTCTGGTTCAAGCGAGACCTTCGGGTGAAAGATCACAAGCCCTTGCAGCAGGCCTTGCTCAGGGGACCAGTCCTACCGCTTTATGTCATTGAGCCCGAGTTGTGGCAGCAGCAAGACGCCTCGGAGAGGCAGTGGTTGTTTTGTCGGGAGTCGTTGCTGGATTTGCGCTTGGCTCTCGCGGAACTAGGCCAACCGCTGCTGGTCCGCAGTGGTGATGTGTTGGAGGTGTTCGAGCGAGCCCATCGTCAATTTGGTCTAGAGGCGCTGTGGAGCCATGAAGAAACCGGCAATGGTTGGACCTATCAGCGCGACCAGCGGGTAGCCACTTGGTGCCGGCAGCACGGCATCGCTTGGAAGGAAATTCCCCAATTTGGTGTGATCCGCCGGCTGCGATCGCGCAATCGTTGGGCCAAACGCTGGGAAGCGCAGATGGCTGAACCAATCACGCCATCCCCTTTAGGTCTGCCATCGATCGAGGGGGTCGATGCCGGCATCATTCCGGACCGACCCGACCCAGCATTGGCATCTGATCCATGCCCGCATCGCCAAAGCGGTGGTCGTTCGATGGCCTTGCTGGAACTGGTTGATTTTCTCGAACATCGGGCGCCGGGATATGCACGCTCCATCTCCAGCCCCAACACCGCTTTCACCGGTTGTTCTCGGCTCTCCGCTTATCTCACCTGGGGATGTCTTTCGATGCGAGAGGTGATTCAAACAAGCCGTGGCTTCAGTGGTCGTGGGATTAGCAGCTTCGAGTCCCGTTTGCATTGGCATTGTCACTTCATCCAAAAGCTTGAAGCGCAGCCGGCGATTGAATTCGAAGATTTTCATCCGTTCATGCGCGGGCTGCGCTGCACGAATGATGAGCGGCTCTCCGCTTGGGCAGAGGGACGCACTGGAGTGCCTTTCGTGGATGCCTGCATGCGCGCCTTGCGGGTCCACGGTTGGATCAACTTCAGGATGCGAGCAATGTTGATGTCATTTGCCAGCTACCACCTCTGGTTGCCGTGGCGTGATAGCGGCCTTCATCTGGCGCGACAGTTCGTGGACTACGAGCCCGGAATCCATTGGAGCCAGTGCCAGATGCAGTCAGGCAGTACGGCCATCAATACCGTTCGGGTTTATAACCCGATCAAGCAGGGGCAAGACCATGACTTGAACGGTGAATTCATTCGAACTTGGCTGCCTGAACTCCACCTGGTTTCCGATGTCTACGTGCATGAGCCGTGGAAGTTGTCGAGGGCGGCGCAAGGACAAGCAGGGATCCAAATTGGAGTGGACTATCCCTTGCCCATCGTGGAACCTGCGCTTGCGGCGCGGGAAGCCAAGCAGAGAATTTGGGCGATCAGGGAGCGCTCTGGGTTTTTTGCCATTGCCGATGGCATTCAGCAGCGTCACGGGTCGAGACGTTCAGGTTTGGCACCAACGGGCCAGGGCCGCCGTCGACGAAGGCGAAACCCTGCGCTCGATGATTCACAACAGCTAACGCTTGATCTTTAA
- a CDS encoding CPBP family intramembrane glutamic endopeptidase, with the protein MTSPLNGRSNAVPKWKVLLAVVSMVLACSVWFLGLMDSLGRPSVAPALSLEQQELALLADPALTPTLKPLLVGQDPAKSLLETLRETPLDSLSDRQTLLYASLENDPGRRKTLLETPLQLPNLRTLQETLATEPLPRELSSEDQDLLTENSPDPLTRRLVCEALGGSQAACVESSAAKAAARRLVLSELMPLGALLLGSLLLVRQLWLLFRRKQSAWPELQSAPLGLVDMVLLIAGGFVVLGEVLVPLLVTPLSALVARSIAAPLSQSVVVLIGYCALATPPLLILKSQLDGLDQRLMPVGGWLQWRVRPWWSALFQGGRAWLMVMPPVVLTGWLMSHVIGDQGGSNPLLEMVLNGRDPLALILLAITAVVLAPLFEETVFRGVLLPVLGRSFGRGLSVFGSALVFAVAHLSIGELLPLLVLGLGLALLRLSSGRLLPCVVMHALWNGVTFLNLVLLGT; encoded by the coding sequence TTGACCAGCCCGCTGAACGGACGTTCAAACGCAGTGCCCAAGTGGAAAGTCCTTTTGGCTGTCGTTTCGATGGTGCTGGCTTGCAGCGTTTGGTTCCTCGGCTTGATGGATAGCCTCGGGCGACCCTCCGTGGCTCCCGCGTTGTCTTTGGAGCAGCAAGAGCTGGCGTTGTTGGCCGACCCGGCGTTGACGCCAACGCTCAAACCTCTGCTTGTTGGCCAAGATCCAGCCAAGAGCTTGCTTGAAACACTCAGAGAGACCCCTCTTGACAGCCTCAGTGATCGCCAAACGCTCTTATATGCATCGTTAGAAAACGACCCAGGGCGTCGCAAGACCCTTCTGGAGACTCCACTCCAGCTCCCAAACCTTCGGACGCTTCAGGAGACCCTGGCCACCGAGCCCCTTCCCCGCGAACTCTCCTCTGAGGATCAAGACCTGTTAACTGAGAACAGTCCTGATCCCTTAACCCGGCGTCTGGTCTGTGAAGCACTGGGAGGGTCCCAGGCTGCTTGTGTGGAAAGCTCAGCTGCCAAGGCCGCGGCCCGACGTCTTGTTCTCAGTGAGCTCATGCCGCTCGGAGCGTTGTTGTTGGGATCTCTTCTGCTGGTTCGGCAGCTTTGGTTGCTTTTTCGCCGAAAGCAGTCCGCCTGGCCTGAGCTGCAATCCGCTCCCCTTGGCTTGGTTGACATGGTGCTGCTGATCGCTGGCGGTTTTGTGGTGCTGGGTGAGGTGTTGGTCCCACTTCTTGTAACGCCTCTCTCCGCCTTGGTGGCTCGGAGCATTGCGGCGCCGCTCAGCCAGTCGGTGGTTGTGCTGATTGGCTATTGCGCTTTAGCGACGCCACCGCTGCTCATTCTCAAAAGTCAGCTGGATGGTCTGGATCAACGTTTGATGCCTGTAGGCGGTTGGCTGCAGTGGCGGGTTCGCCCGTGGTGGTCAGCTCTGTTTCAGGGAGGTCGCGCCTGGTTGATGGTGATGCCACCTGTGGTGTTGACCGGTTGGCTGATGAGTCACGTCATCGGCGATCAGGGAGGCAGTAATCCATTGCTGGAAATGGTGCTGAACGGCAGAGATCCGTTGGCCTTGATCTTGCTTGCCATTACAGCGGTTGTGTTAGCCCCACTGTTCGAAGAAACCGTATTCCGTGGGGTGTTGTTGCCGGTTTTAGGGCGTTCGTTCGGGCGGGGTTTGAGCGTGTTTGGTAGCGCCCTCGTGTTTGCGGTTGCTCACCTCAGCATTGGTGAATTACTTCCTTTATTGGTTCTTGGTTTGGGGTTGGCATTGCTGCGTTTGAGCAGTGGTCGTCTTCTTCCTTGTGTGGTGATGCATGCTCTCTGGAATGGTGTCACCTTCCTGAATCTTGTCTTGCTCGGAACTTGA
- a CDS encoding peptidoglycan D,D-transpeptidase FtsI family protein — translation MPANRQGSTSRSRRERRRVIRLEPVPAGRMKMVFVLLCAGLLGLVGRMAWLQIIQAPELEARARVVQTQRTKPLGSRRPIVDRNGRLVALDEERYRLWAHPRYFNFPGDEPTLIRDRQEVAARLSPVLALSTRELNKRMGDSSSGIKLAEGVDPETATTVRSLGISGIDLEPYPYRVYPQGSLFANVVGFLNQERQPQAGLEQSRHEDLQRHEQARSLRRGADGTPLPDNLAPGVFFGDDLRLQLTLDARLQELAAKALTAQVKTWKAKKGVAIVMDVINGELMALASTPTYDANRYWDFKPERFREWSVQDLYEPGSTFKPINLALALQEGVIQPNEKVYDSGALTIGGWPIRNHDRKGNGVVDFATVLQVSSNVGMVQAMRKMRPSHYWDWLNRLGLDAKPDTDLPGAVAGQLKTKEQFTNQPIEPATAAFGQGFSLTPLKLVQLHALIANGGRLVSPHITRGLRAGHALAPSGDRMGQPLLRPEVTRTVLNWMESVVEKGSGKGVRTPGYRIGGKTGTAQKAVNGVYVPGALICSFVATLPIENPRYVVLVVIDEPQGAHAYGSTVALPVAKSIIDGLLVIEKIPPSGPVKSAQTDTSPP, via the coding sequence ATGCCAGCCAACCGGCAAGGCTCGACCTCTAGGTCTCGTCGTGAACGACGACGGGTGATTCGTCTTGAGCCGGTGCCCGCCGGTCGAATGAAAATGGTGTTTGTCCTGCTGTGTGCAGGCTTATTGGGATTGGTCGGGCGTATGGCCTGGCTACAGATTATTCAAGCCCCTGAGTTGGAGGCGCGGGCCCGTGTGGTGCAAACGCAGCGCACCAAACCCCTGGGCAGCCGTCGGCCGATTGTGGATCGCAACGGCAGACTCGTGGCCTTGGACGAGGAGCGCTACCGACTCTGGGCCCATCCTCGTTACTTCAACTTTCCTGGCGACGAGCCAACACTCATTCGTGATCGTCAGGAGGTTGCGGCACGCCTGTCTCCCGTGTTGGCCCTTTCCACTCGCGAGCTCAACAAAAGAATGGGAGACAGCTCGTCTGGCATCAAGTTGGCAGAGGGCGTCGATCCTGAAACGGCAACAACAGTTCGTTCCCTAGGAATCAGTGGCATCGATCTCGAGCCCTATCCCTACCGCGTTTATCCGCAGGGATCTCTCTTTGCCAATGTCGTTGGTTTCCTCAATCAAGAGCGTCAGCCCCAGGCAGGCCTTGAGCAAAGTCGTCATGAAGACCTGCAGCGCCATGAACAGGCCCGTAGTCTTCGTCGCGGAGCAGACGGAACGCCATTGCCAGACAACCTGGCCCCTGGGGTGTTTTTCGGGGATGACCTGAGATTGCAGCTCACCTTGGATGCTCGCTTGCAGGAGCTTGCTGCAAAGGCGCTGACGGCACAGGTCAAAACCTGGAAAGCCAAAAAGGGAGTGGCAATCGTGATGGATGTCATCAATGGCGAATTAATGGCGCTCGCCTCAACGCCGACGTATGACGCGAATCGTTATTGGGACTTCAAGCCAGAGCGTTTTCGGGAATGGTCCGTTCAAGATCTATACGAACCGGGGTCGACTTTTAAACCGATCAATTTGGCCTTAGCGCTGCAAGAAGGTGTGATCCAACCCAATGAGAAGGTTTACGACAGTGGGGCCCTCACCATTGGTGGTTGGCCGATTCGCAACCACGACCGGAAGGGCAATGGCGTCGTCGATTTCGCAACTGTGCTTCAGGTATCGAGCAATGTCGGCATGGTCCAGGCGATGCGCAAAATGCGTCCCTCTCATTACTGGGACTGGTTGAACCGACTTGGGCTTGATGCGAAGCCGGATACAGACCTCCCCGGTGCGGTGGCTGGCCAGTTAAAGACCAAGGAACAATTCACCAATCAGCCCATCGAGCCAGCAACCGCAGCATTCGGTCAAGGCTTCTCACTCACGCCTCTCAAGCTTGTTCAACTCCACGCCCTGATCGCCAATGGCGGGAGGCTTGTGAGCCCTCACATAACCCGGGGTTTACGGGCCGGTCATGCGTTGGCGCCGAGTGGAGACCGGATGGGACAGCCCCTGCTCCGCCCAGAGGTCACGCGCACGGTTTTGAACTGGATGGAATCTGTGGTGGAAAAAGGGAGTGGTAAGGGAGTTCGCACCCCTGGTTATCGCATTGGTGGCAAAACAGGCACGGCCCAAAAGGCAGTGAATGGTGTGTATGTGCCTGGAGCTCTGATTTGCAGTTTTGTCGCAACGCTTCCGATCGAGAACCCTCGTTATGTCGTGCTGGTGGTGATTGATGAACCACAAGGGGCCCATGCCTATGGCTCAACTGTGGCTTTGCCTGTGGCTAAATCCATCATTGATGGGCTGTTGGTGATTGAAAAAATCCCACCAAGTGGCCCGGTTAAATCTGCACAAACGGACACATCGCCCCCTTGA
- a CDS encoding histidine phosphatase family protein, translated as MSLRLLLVRHGLSSFNVERRIQGRNDLSILTTTGEDQARRLGMALADVPIDAAYSSPLQRAAATTAGILSVRQDGLSPVLDDGLLEIDLEPWSGLTADERAIKDPEGYTTWRQRPEALELTRADGTPYQPVTELMGQAREFLKGLMDRHPATSDDTVLVVGHNAILRCLILVLLGEPQGGFRRLRLDNASLSVFNLSSGPNGYQVQIECLNNIAHLEPSLPAKGSKARLILVRHGETDWNRQGRFQGQIDIPLNSNGHAQAEAARSFLEGVTLDRAFSSSMSRPRETAEGILKSHSGVPLTVTDGLMEIGHGLWEGKLESEIREGWEELLQAWKDAPETVQMPEGETIQDVWERSVDCWNTIADGLNPSETALVVAHDAVNKTILCHLLGLAPKDIWSVKQGNGGVTVIDMPEDPSQPAVVSCLNLTSHLGGVLDRTAAGAL; from the coding sequence GTGTCACTGCGTCTCCTCCTGGTCCGCCACGGCCTGAGCAGCTTCAACGTTGAGCGCCGCATCCAGGGGCGTAATGATCTTTCAATACTCACTACGACTGGCGAAGACCAAGCGCGTCGCCTAGGCATGGCCTTGGCCGACGTGCCGATTGATGCGGCCTACAGCTCACCTCTTCAACGTGCTGCCGCCACCACAGCCGGAATTCTGAGCGTGCGGCAAGACGGTCTATCCCCCGTCCTGGATGACGGACTGCTGGAGATTGATCTTGAGCCCTGGAGCGGACTGACCGCCGATGAACGGGCGATCAAGGATCCCGAGGGCTACACCACCTGGCGTCAACGACCTGAAGCCCTAGAACTCACTCGCGCTGACGGCACGCCATATCAACCGGTTACCGAGTTGATGGGTCAGGCCAGGGAGTTCTTGAAAGGCCTCATGGATCGGCATCCGGCGACCAGCGACGACACCGTGCTGGTGGTAGGTCACAACGCCATTCTCCGCTGCTTAATCCTGGTATTGCTTGGCGAGCCCCAAGGCGGCTTCAGGCGGCTGCGCCTGGACAACGCATCGTTGTCGGTGTTCAACCTCTCCTCAGGGCCGAATGGTTACCAAGTTCAGATCGAATGCTTAAACAACATTGCCCACTTAGAACCTTCGCTGCCAGCCAAAGGCTCCAAGGCGCGTCTGATCCTTGTCCGGCACGGTGAAACAGATTGGAACCGGCAGGGACGTTTCCAAGGACAGATTGATATTCCTCTCAATAGCAATGGCCATGCCCAAGCAGAGGCTGCGCGCTCCTTCCTCGAAGGTGTGACTCTGGATCGTGCCTTCAGCAGCTCGATGTCTCGCCCAAGAGAAACCGCTGAGGGGATTTTGAAATCGCACTCAGGGGTCCCGCTCACCGTGACTGATGGCCTAATGGAAATCGGCCACGGGCTTTGGGAGGGAAAACTGGAGTCAGAAATTCGAGAGGGCTGGGAAGAGTTACTTCAAGCCTGGAAAGACGCTCCCGAAACCGTACAAATGCCCGAAGGAGAAACCATTCAAGACGTATGGGAACGCTCCGTGGACTGTTGGAACACCATCGCTGATGGCCTGAATCCCTCCGAGACAGCCTTAGTTGTGGCGCATGATGCGGTCAATAAAACAATCCTTTGCCACCTCTTAGGGCTTGCGCCCAAAGACATTTGGTCTGTGAAACAAGGCAACGGTGGCGTCACGGTGATCGACATGCCCGAAGATCCCAGCCAACCTGCTGTTGTGAGTTGCCTGAATCTCACATCCCACCTGGGTGGGGTTCTGGATCGAACAGCAGCGGGAGCACTGTGA